From the Pangasianodon hypophthalmus isolate fPanHyp1 chromosome 18, fPanHyp1.pri, whole genome shotgun sequence genome, the window ATGCTGAGgacatgttacagaaaaatgtttgcatgtcagtACAGAAAGCagtatattacataagagacacttttcagacaaaaaaacgtaatgaaggctgctgggttttgctgcagaaatgagaagcaagtgcaacagtcaaagtttccagaagaactgtggctgcttctgcaaaaTGCTCCGTACCAgataatttccttataaaactgcacaatttgtacctgagactatttttttaagtaaagagTCAAGCCAAGtactgactttgtttaatttattactgtttacaaatattacattctttttaaggcatctttgctctacagcatttctttgcacatgcctaagacttttgcacagtattatgtgtgtatctgtatgtgtgtatctgtatgcgtgtgtgtgtgtgtgtgtgtgtgtgtgtgtgtgtgtgtgtgcgcacagtatacacacactgtccactttattaggaacacctgtgcacctgtaaaccatcatcatctttattattattaacatcagTTATATTTCCCATTCTCTGTTCCATAAGGAACTGAAGGAGCTTGTTTGCTGCCTGAGCTCTCAAGCGCTTCATTGTTCTTGCATAGTTATGTTGAcctcagttttattttttgtcattcttaTGCAGTATCCTCTGTCTACACATATATGTTCTGCAGAGAGGAGACACGGTTCTGCAAGTGGTTCACGAGCCCCTCTGGTTCCCCTGAAGGCTAAGATGTCTCTGAGTCAGAGTGACGTAGAGCCTCTGCCATTTCGTGTGCCTCGCGACTACCCGCACTCTCGCTTCAACAAAGCCCCGCTCGCTGTCTACCCACCCAAGGGAGCCCGAACAAAAGCCTGGTTTGTGCCCTGTGCCTTCCTCTCAACTATACTAATGAAATATTTCCACATGAACCCTAGTTCTGCTAATTCTACTTATATAtggtgtataatatataataaaatctcaCTTTCACTGCCTTTCTGCTGTAGTGTGTCCTTACCCGTAGTGAGTCTGGAGAAGATGCCCTGTTTCAGTCGCTCAGAGGGAGCACAAATCAAAGTCAGCTCTACTCCATCCACAGCTGGGTCATCACTTTCTATCCCCTCTTCATCCTCTACGTCTTTCTCACCATCCTTCTCTTCCCTAAAGTCTACCCTTGCGTCACAAGCATCTTGCAGGAATCAGGAAAAGCTTGTGAATGGCCGGGGTACCATAACCCCACGCTCCACCACACCCCCGTTATTGACTGACAGGCGGCCAAGCCCATCACAGTCGTCTCCCTTGGACAAGCGGCTCGCTGCGTCTCCGTCCTCACAGGACAGAAGACCTGCCACATCTCCTTCTCCATCTGCACTGGACAGGAGATCTGGTGTCTCACCCTCTCCACCAGACCGAAAACATCTGAATGGAGCAAAGAGCAGTAGTCACAGGAGAGTTTCAGGTTAGAAGATCAGCTTATTTACCCCATATAGTATTTTTGCTTAAtagttattttttcttttattaacaaTTTAGTTCTGCTTTAGTTTTAGTGGCATAAAGCATCTGTATAGAACAATTCTATCTGAAGAAACTCAGTTTGCTCAGTTGGAGTAAAACTATATCTAAATGCTGTTATTGATAATAATTCTAGGCCATTaattgtaaagttttttttgtagaaaacaGCCCACCCAGCTCTGTATCTCTGCCTGAACTCTGGGGGTTAGCAGGGAGAGTGCCGTGGTGGTAGACAGGCTCCAGCTTATGACTTGTTGGATGAGACAGCTCTTCCTCTCCATATGTTGTTTGTGCAGGCCTGGCCTCACCCCAGGCCTGATTTATGCTGTGTTATTAACCAGCCCCAGCTGCTCATGCTTTATGCTCCTTACAAACCCACAACTGTTTCTTCTTACTGGCCCTTCTTCATCAAAGTTGCATGTGGTCAAATctaataatgaaatgattttcaaAAATACTTGATTTGCAGTTAAATCATCAATATCAATTACAGCAATAAGTATAACAAGTATAGTAAATAGAGTAGTgtgactaataataaaaacgaTATCCATAAGATCCAAGCACCCTTCGAATGTAGCGTtcccagtggccagttcttgccaagtttCATACAACACGAAAGAAaccagtttgtttgtttgtttgttttcaggtTTTGTGACCATTGTGGTAGATGCCTGCTAAAAGCTGATTGGTCAATGGCGGCCATGTATTTTCAATTAATCCTCattagaaattattataaattaatttacaaagATGCAGTATACGAAATTTTGGTCATACTTCTAGCTCCTGTGAaaccattatttaaatttaacccTGCCCCCTATGGATGACCACACCCCAAACTTTGCACTTGTTCTCAGAACCTTTACATTTTGTCTGAAGAATGTAAGTAGGTGGAGCCTAAGGGTCTTAGCTCATTGCTCTTGCCTGAGTCATGGGAAGGGAGTATTATCTATTGACCAAAGTTCATGAATGTACAACCTACAGTTTGGTGTGCTTGATCCCttttagcaaagaaaataagggaaaataataatacgatgatgaagaagatgacGTTGTGCCTAGCCTAGAAATGGTCATGGTCAGACTGACACCAGCCTTGTGATTGCACAAGTTTTAATATATATTGCAGTTTGCGGCTAGTTCTACTTTCAGAGACGGTTATTGGTGTTAATCGATAAAAGAgatactaaatatatatatatatagtgtgtgtgtgtgtgtatgtatgtatgtatgtatgtgtgtgtgtgtgtgtgtgtgtgtgtgtatatatatatatatatatatatatatatatatatatatatatatatatatatatatatatatatatatatatatattaataatacatttaaaaaaatgaaatgtctgtATGAACCCTGAAAAATCCTAATAATTCCAGTTTgttgcttggacccctaataatatttgtaatcgCACTTGCACATTCAGGAACCTCTTACCAAAATACAGGAAATGGGGATTAGTGTCGAtacataatttgtaaatgtgatttAGAATGCTCAGAAGTGGATATCAGTCCTTCAGTTGCATAAATTAGTGCATTTACATGCCAAAAAGGCACTGCAAAGTTCTGAGCTGGATGAAGAGTCAGGCAGGCTGTTCAATATCACTACGATATTATCACTTGTATTTCTGAGGTTATTACATAATTTCATATCAACACTGAAACACGCCAGCTGCgatttttattcaattaatttctgtcagcattttgtttatatgaaataagGATTTGTTTATGTTGTTCAGGATTGGAAACTTGGCTCAcctgtatttataaataaagctttaattaaatctgaATTCAGATAAACCTATTTTGAGgactaaaatgtataaaaacctAGCTTATAACTAAAGTTCGCATAATTGCCTGCAGGTAAGGCTGTAACATGGTTCTGTTTTCTACCTGATTTCAACCAAAAAACAGAGCCCTAGTCCATAGCTATCGATAAATATGCCTAGATGATAACATTAATTTTCATGAAAAGACTTGCAAAAGGCAAACATCTTGGACTATAAATAAACTTCCCTCACTTTCATCGGATTATTTGCTCAGAAACACAACGCCTGCCAAAATTAGGGTGTGTTTCATGTAAATGAGATGCGTTTGAGGGTAAATTAGGGTGTATTGTATGCGTATGACGTAAATAAGATGCTAGTGGGCGGAAGCATGTTTCCACACCCCTGAAGCTGATTCATCAATTGCACTTAAATCATTGCTCGTTTTGATGTCATACAACAGTTTAATGAATATCTTCGATGTGCTCAAATCTGCTTTTGTTTCTACACAACTTTGAAGAAAACAGGCCGCCGCCTTTCGGAACCAGGAGTAAGCTCGATCCCTCAATTCTGAGAGATGACGAGACATTATGAGATGATGAGAGAGTAATGAGAGATTATGGTTAATAAAGGACTTTTGTGTGGACAGATTCTGTGTATAGGAGAACATTTCTCTTCCATCTTAAATTTTGaggttttaaacatttctgcaaaTTTCAGctgataaaaatttaaatatacgTGATCATATTTCTActtgttgcttttattttaggGAGAGTCTATGATCCGAATAAGCACTGTGGAGTCCTGGATCCAGAGAGCAAGCGGCCTTGCACTCGATCTCTTACGTGCAAGGTTGGATACATGTTTTAGTCCAGTTCTCAGTGTTTTAATCATAGTGGATATGTTCTTCTTAGTACTCATAAGATCATAGATTTCTGGCTAGCTAAAGATACTGTTGTGTATGCAGACCCACTCTTTGACTCATCGTCGTACAGTCCCAGGTCGGAAGAAGGACTTTGATATTCTTCTGGCTGAACATAAGGGCCGGGCTAAGGAGAAAGACGCAGGGCAAAAGAGGGATGCAGCCAGTAGCCAAACAGCCCAGTTGACCCAGACACTCAGTCCTCTTTCCAGCACACCTTCAGGCTGTCACAATGGCAAGACCACTCCTACAATCAAGCTGAGGCTGGccagcacacacatgcagaggtACAAACAAAATGACCTAAAGGAAGTACTCACCTCAAGGTGTagtgttttgtgcatgttgagttgcttttctgctcaacatggttataaagagtgattatatgagttactatattcttcctggcagcttgacccagtctggccattttcctctgatctctcttatcagcaaggtgtttccacccacaggaCTGTCACCCActcagtattttttgttttttgcaccattctgtgtaaactctagagactgttgtgtgtgaaaatcccaggagctcagcagtttctgaactactcaaaccagcccatctggcaccaacaaccatgtcacggttaaagtcacagagatcacacattGTTCCCCAATCTGATGTTTGACTTGAACATTACCtaaagcttttgacctgtatctgcataattttatgcattgtgctgctgccacgtgattggctgattagataactgcatgaacatgcaagtgtacaggtgttcctattaaagtggatgatgaGTGTATATAGGGCTGTTTAGGCTCTTTTGCGCCACCTAGTGGTTATTGCTTTAATTGCTACAGATGTACATAAAGTATGCAGTCAGGTATGTGAACAATGCTCACATTGATGCCTGGGGCACATGTTCACATGTGGTCACAGGTCAAGTATAACTCTGAATTAAGGGTGTCAGTATGTCTATTGCTGTATGTCTATTTGCATTAgtctgtgtttttctgctctttttgtTTAGCTACCATCTGACACTTGCCCTGACCAGAAGTTCAGTATTTTGGTGCCTTAAATAGTTACATAAAATATCACATGGCACCTCAATAAATCCAGAATAATACATGAAGTCTGGTCACATATTATTAAACTAGgtgcataaaataataatagaaaaaaatgaacgAGTGTCCATTCATCAGCATCAGCAAGAGGAGAATTGTTAGTCATGGTCATCTAAACACAATTTCAAATATCActtcaaacaacaacaaaagaaatctGCTACAGCAAAGCGTGTCCTCAACTTAATATCTCCTACAGTGATCATATGTATACTTTTCATTTTGCTTGGTGTTTACTCTTGcacataataaaacataattccCCAACTGTATTATTGCTGAGATTTTTGGAAAGTGCTGAGATAACTCACTTCTGTCACTACCAGATACTGAACACTTTATCATGTCTGGAACTGACAGCTGCATTTTCCTTTGgcttatgctgcattcgactagagGTCATAACTTGAGCTAatctctgactaggaaaaaaacaaagaaaacgctTCCTCAGATTGGAATTCCTACCCAGAAACTCAGGAACGTCTCAACCCCAAGTTAAGCAAAACATGGAAgtagctttgttttttttcccacgtTGTAGTTCGAACAAACAGAGATTGAAAATGATGTAGttctgacttcccacttctgaggtaagGCAAATGCAGCAAATTATATGAGAGAGTTTTAAATAGGGTTTAAGGTGTATAAGTAGTACTAGAATCATCCATCTGTTGCTCTTTGTAATTACATCATGCACTTACTGTGCTGATCCTAACGTGAGAGTTCATCAGTATCTATTGTTTAGATCTgtgaactgattaaacattgCATTTAATCAATATCccttcagtaaaataaaaatcagtacTGACTGATGTTGATGTGCATCACAGCTGTGGGAATGCCCTTACTGCAGACACACCTACCCTAGAAAATTctaaaaagacataaaaaaaacaagtttgcTAGTTTATACCATTTATCTtcctttttaaacatatctggtgcattatataaaaaatattttgttatttatctacactgtatggccaaaagtttttggacacctggccatcacacccatatgttcttgttgaacatcccattccaggtttagtccactttgctgttataataacctccactcttctgggaaggctttccactagattttggagagtggctggggggatttgtgatcattcagccacaagagcattagtgaggtcaggtattaatgttgggtgaggaggtctggggtgcagttggtgttccagttcatctcaaaggtgttcagtggggttgaggtcagggctctgtgcaggacactcgagttcttccactccaaccttaacacaccatgtcttcatggagctcgctttgtgcacaggggcattgtcgtgctggaacaggtttgggcctcttagttccagtgaagggaaattgtaatgctacagcatacaaagacattctatacagttgtgtgctttaGACttagtggcaacagtttggggaagaaccacaggTATGATGGGtatgtgtccacatacttctggccatatagtgtattttttttttttttttttattagaaatgcTCTTTTTCTGATTTTCAGTCTCgcttctctcattcttttatAAATCACCCTGGCACAACATACCAGCTCCTTCCTGTttctatttcttattttttttattacttatttacttatttttatatctCCTCTGTACACAGAGTCTCTGGTGGTGGGGGTGCAGTGGTGCTCAGTTCCACGACTATTCCTGCCCCTGATCAAATACCCAGCTGCCAGAGATACAGCGGGGATGTCCATGAATCCAGCGATGAGGCAGAATCTGAGCTTGCTGAGGAACTGGAGAAAACGTCATGTCATTACTCCTCTTACCACCCACGACCCATTAGTGTAAGAACAACAGGACTGCCATTAGAAATCCTCTATGACTTCCAATACTAGTTGATTCATTTTGATGTGAGATTCTGTAGTTTCTGAAGTGGTGGATAAAGCAAAAGACCAGGATACGGCTTTTTCCAGAGCAAGctatgtataaaaaatatataacgtttttcagtcttttcagtAGGACTATTTTAAACACCTTTGTAAGTCTAAACAAGTTtgaaataatcaacaatcaATATCATGAGAGCACATATGAGTGCAACATGCCCCATCAGGTCATAATACTATTTCCATATTCCTTACAAACAATGCATCCTAGAATACATTTTAGACTACATGATGTACCTAGTGAGAAGATAAACCAGAAGCAGTGAAATCTTCTTCGTaagttgttagctagctacatttcatcatttaattataatttgagAAACTTGGGCAAAGCACTGGGATGTAgactaaataataatactaataaatgtacagaaatgaTCATAAACCAACCTGCCTGTCTTGAGCAAGCGTTTTACTGCTGTAGATAATTTAAAATCTACTAAAAGCTATTAAAAACAACTATAAAAATTGcctagcataataataataataataataataataataataataatacatcagAGTTCATGTTCATATAATAGGAAtcagcaataacacacactacatagAATGACAGTATAAACTTCAACTTTTAAAGAaagatacagtcaggtccataagtatttggacagtgacacagttttcgtaattttgcctctgtacaccacaatggatttgaaatgaagcaatcaagatgtgattgaagtgtagcctttcagctttcattcaaggggtttaacaaaaatattgcattaaccgtttaggaattacagccattttttacatagtcgcTCTGTtctcacaggctcaaaagtaattggacaaactaacaattataaatgtaaggaatatttttaatacatggatgcaaatcctttgcagtcaatgactgcctgatgTTTGGAACCCTTGGACATGGACCAGATGCTGAGTTTCCTCACTTCAGTTAGGTGGTTAGTTTGTTGCTagcaaaagatgaacatggaggcgtccatgtttttttcaacACCTCCGCATAAAACACTCCCGTAAAAAATACAATCAAAGggacagtataaaaaaaattattcaggagCTGTATCTGCCCTGCTGTACATATTTCTAAAGAAATATATTATAACCTATGAATAATGTTTCTTCGCCTTGTTTTGTCCTTGCTTCTGGTCAGTGGTGTGCATTCAGCAGCCGGTTGATGGGCCAGGGCCACTATGTGTTTGACAGACACTGGGACAGGATGAGGCTTGCGCTGCACTGCATGGTGGAGAAGCATGTCAATGCTCAGATGTGGAGGTAAGAGTACACACATGGATTGTCTTTCCAAATGACCTACTTCACTGTGCAGTTCTCCCTGTGTATGCAGAGGTGTTGAAACTCTGCTGTGTATCAAACAAGCGCTGACTGGTTGTGCACTGATTGCTTGTGTAAACTAGCATGGGAGTGGCAGACTTTCGAAGACTGGCTAGCAGAAAAGGTGTGAATCCTAAATATCAGCAGATTTCCAGAAGTATAAATGAGCTTTGAGACTAAATGGTGTTGGTGTGATGTTGGCTTCTTCTGTGCACAGATGATGCTCTATTCAGTGCAGTCAAGGTTCCTGCCACAGCCTGATGATGTCACGTTTTGTGTGTTGTAGGAAAGTCCCTCTAGCGGCAGACAGCGTGCCTAGCATGTCTGATTCATCATCTCTGAGCATGTCCCTTCTCCCTAGCCCCACTCCACCCCTTGACTCTATTTCCACTGTGTCCTGCTCCACCCCTTTCTCCCAGAACGGCACCAGAATCTTCTGCCTCCAGGAATCCAAACTGCAGCTGAATAAAACAGCCAAGTCATTAAAAACCTCTGCAGTAGGGGTGTTGTTGAAAAAGCACAAGCCACCTCCGGTTGCTGAGAAAAGAAATGGGAGTGGCTACCATCTTTCAGGCCCTGCACACATCAGCAATGGCACGGCGGCGCTGAGCATGCGGTCCAAACCAAGCCAGCCTGGGGGAAGTCAGGGGCTGAGCAACATGGACAGATACACCAGCATCGAGCTAAACCTGCCCCAGGCTCCGAAGGGCAATCATGGGGCAGTTTTGTCCCAAAGCCTGCTGCCATGCGGATCCACAGAGGGACGCAAACGCAAAACCTCCGGCTCTGAGCGAGCTGGCAAAGTGACCAAAACAACGGCGCACAATGAAATCTTCCAGAAGAGCAGCACTGCTTTGCTGTCCTCGGCAGCTGAGGCGTCCCATAGCGCCCTCTCCAGACTGGTGAGCACTGAGATTTAGTGGTACGGTCACTATAATCATATTAGACTGTAATTGTAGATTAACTGATAGCACAGAGTTTTCATACTACAttctttttgtgtatatattatagatTGTGTGTCTGTTAATGCTGTTCTACCATATAAACAAATTCTAGTATGATAACTGTAAtggataaatatttaattcatgTATAGTACAGAAACGTGTACCAGATCAtggatgaattctcaaatcagaaggtgtgaattaattttctaaaacagcagctcggacaatATTTCtggctataatgtaaatgataggTGTGTATTAAGTtgctcattttaaaatgttattattcaTAGAGTAACAGTAACAGGGATGTCACATAATCtcaggctaataataaactgatttttaaaacttgttgtttaacaaagaaaaacatatttgctGATAGGAAATTTtgtgttaggagacatttatatcattttttggAGACAGTCTCACTTCTATGATTTTCTTGACATCCTGATTTCTTAATGCCAACATCTTCTGGTCTTGTTAGTCCTTATTTATTCATCATCTGCATCAGTAACCATTTGCCTCTCCTCTTCTCTACGTTAATCAGATGCCTAGCTAGTTCTACAGATGGATTAGATCAAGCTAAGAGTGGAAAAGGAAATAGGTAGAGACGTTTAGACTGGGTAGACCAAAGCtcagaatgtattttaatttagtaGAACATCAACATGCCACAACACTAATGATTAGCCTCTTAATGTTACAGGTTATACCCAAATGAAGCCAGCTATCTAATGTTTGATACAAAAATAGTTAGCTAATGTTGGAAAAAAGCTCAGATGGATCACATCAAGCAAGTCTTTattgtaaattaattaaatatttatccatttattcattaacaggATTGCTGCTTACACACTTGTAAACTGGAATATTGTGCTTAACTGTTATCCTACcatgaatttttatttgataGCCTTGCCATAACAGACACATAATTGataatataaacacaaagtAGTCGTAGCCTGGAGGCATGTCTTAGCAATGCCATATGAAAAACATTCTAGCCAAACATTGTAAACTGAACATATTTTTTGTAGAGtatcttagctagctagcaaaggGAATGTCAACTATTCCTCCTTTTAGCAGGCATTAGTTATATAGTATCCAGTAGGCCTGGGTTTTGAACCAGTACTTTTTTAACTAGTTTTCTCCCCAGCTCATTTCCCAACTCATTTCCCAATTCCTGCCCACTTCCTAGCTCTCCCCTGTCACACGACAAGGAAGATGAAAGCTAGCACATCCTTTTCTCCAAGACACATGACGCCAGCCACTACATccttttgaactgctgctcatgcagcagcaaagggcagcgtaacacactctggggaaagcgctatccgccctcttcttcatacatgagctcacagatgagACATAGTATCTCATAATTAAACGTATTGACTCTGGAGCTGGTTGTTATGAGGCATATTGCGATTAAGCAAATGCTGCTAAATATTCCCTGTTAGGAAAGTGTGACTAAAAGGACAGCAAGTTGCTAACCTGACATTTTTTCAGTGACATTAAAAACAATGGCTAATTTAGAGAATGAGATAAATTTCCCCATATTAGAATTCACAGAATTCTATGCATAATTTGACAAGAACAATTAAGTAATGTACCTTCAACAGGATCTCAGGATGCTGTTAGGTAAATATCACAGTGTGTCATTTAGTTATGTCaagtgttatatatatatatatatatatatatatatatatatatatatatatacacacatatatatatatatatatatatgtctatataCCCCTTTTTGCAGGTTTTCTGTGatttaaaccaagataaatcatgtcagatccttttccacatttaatgttatatagaaaccaacaaaattaatgtggggggaaaaaacaaatagaaatgatttaggggaaaaaagaaaaaccttacATTAATCTAGGTGCACAAGTttacacacccttttataatggggcatgtgactgtgctcagaacgaaccaatcacattcaaactcatgttcaaaagtaaggATCATatacctgtcatcaatgaagtgattctgattaacccaaGAAGATCTGCTGTTTCTATAGGATTGTCTTcacatcttggtttcatctgactgctgaagccatggtcctcaAAGAGCTGACAAACCATGTGGCAACATGTGCTATTGTCTGATCagaccaaggtagaacattATGGGCACAATTCCAAAACAAGAGAGATTATCacccaaaaaaaccccactatactcatggtgaagcatggtggtggcagcatcatgctgtggggctGTTTGTTTTCATCTGGGACtagggctctagtcaagatagagggattcgtggatagctccaaataccaatctaatttgacacaaaacttgcaggcctctgttagacatctgaggatgaagaaaaaattcaccttccagcacaataacgATCCAAACACAAATCCAGaacggcttcagaagaagaagatgaacaTTTTGGACAGGCCCAATTAGAGCCAGGTCTAAATCCTATCC encodes:
- the atxn7l1 gene encoding ataxin-7-like protein 1 isoform X2; translation: MHSKNQRRHGSASGSRAPLVPLKAKMSLSQSDVEPLPFRVPRDYPHSRFNKAPLAVYPPKGARTKACVSLPVVSLEKMPCFSRSEGAQIKVSSTPSTAGSSLSIPSSSSTSFSPSFSSLKSTLASQASCRNQEKLVNGRGTITPRSTTPPLLTDRRPSPSQSSPLDKRLAASPSSQDRRPATSPSPSALDRRSGVSPSPPDRKHLNGAKSSSHRRVSGRVYDPNKHCGVLDPESKRPCTRSLTCKTHSLTHRRTVPGRKKDFDILLAEHKGRAKEKDAGQKRDAASSQTAQLTQTLSPLSSTPSGCHNGKTTPTIKLRLASTHMQRVSGGGGAVVLSSTTIPAPDQIPSCQRYSGDVHESSDEAESELAEELEKTSCHYSSYHPRPISWCAFSSRLMGQGHYVFDRHWDRMRLALHCMVEKHVNAQMWRKVPLAADSVPSMSDSSSLSMSLLPSPTPPLDSISTVSCSTPFSQNGTRIFCLQESKLQLNKTAKSLKTSAVGVLLKKHKPPPVAEKRNGSGYHLSGPAHISNGTAALSMRSKPSQPGGSQGLSNMDRYTSIELNLPQAPKGNHGAVLSQSLLPCGSTEGRKRKTSGSERAGKVTKTTAHNEIFQKSSTALLSSAAEASHSALSRLVSTEI
- the atxn7l1 gene encoding ataxin-7-like protein 1 isoform X1, which encodes MHSKNQRRHGSASGSRAPLVPLKAKMSLSQSDVEPLPFRVPRDYPHSRFNKAPLAVYPPKGARTKACVSLPVVSLEKMPCFSRSEGAQIKVSSTPSTAGSSLSIPSSSSTSFSPSFSSLKSTLASQASCRNQEKLVNGRGTITPRSTTPPLLTDRRPSPSQSSPLDKRLAASPSSQDRRPATSPSPSALDRRSGVSPSPPDRKHLNGAKSSSHRRVSGRVYDPNKHCGVLDPESKRPCTRSLTCKTHSLTHRRTVPGRKKDFDILLAEHKGRAKEKDAGQKRDAASSQTAQLTQTLSPLSSTPSGCHNGKTTPTIKLRLASTHMQRVSGGGGAVVLSSTTIPAPDQIPSCQRYSGDVHESSDEAESELAEELEKTSCHYSSYHPRPISWCAFSSRLMGQGHYVFDRHWDRMRLALHCMVEKHVNAQMWRKVPLAADSVPSMSDSSSLSMSLLPSPTPPLDSISTVSCSTPFSQNGTRIFCLQESKLQLNKTAKSLKTSAVGVLLKKHKPPPVAEKRNGSGYHLSGPAHISNGTAALSMRSKPSQPGGSQGLSNMDRYTSIELNLPQAPKGNHGAVLSQSLLPCGSTEGRKRKTSGSERAGKVTKTTAHNEIFQKSSTALLSSAAEASHSALSRLSKVHQ